The genomic stretch CAGTATATCTGATAGtcgacccctgtgaaaaggccGTTccacccccaggttgagaaccaccactctAGAGCCTCTCTAGACTCATCTCTCACTGCTCCTAACATGTGATCCCTTCCTTTCAAGCATGCTCCCAAAGGTGACTTGTTAAGCGACCGGTTCTTCCGGCAACACCCCCTGCTAACTGTTTTCACCCTGCCTCACCACAGCCCCTGTGCTCACCTTGAAACTTTCTTCTTTTAGGAAGTGGCCTTTGGAGCCAACCAGCTCTATAGTGGTTCTCTCACTTCTGCTGGAGGGCCGGTGCGAGCCTGTCTGCACTACAGGGCTTTGGTGGTGAGAGTTCTGATTGATCGTTTGGTTCCCTGTGCTCATTTCTTTTGTATCCCCATTAGCTCTGGAGGggagccctccctcccccagatcTCACCGTTGATCCTGTTGCCCTGGAGGTAGAGGTTCTCCAAGTTGGTGTTGACAGGAGGGATCTTCTGCAGCTGGTTGTAAGACAAGTCGAGCTCGAGAAGgctgctggaattgaaggtgttgGTAGAAAGGCCGTTGTTGGTGAGGCTGTTGTGAGACAGCCGCACGTACAACAGCTTGGGTGAGCCCCGGAAGTAGTTGTCAGGGACGGTGTAGACATTGTTGTGTTCTAGGTACAGCTGCTCCAGCGCTGAGGGCAGACCGTCGGGCACCCTGCGGAGGTGGTTATAACTCAGATCTAGCAGGATCAGGGACCGGAGGCCTCGCATGGAACTCCCCACTTCCTGGATCTCATTGTGGTGGAGGTACAAGGCTGTGAGGTTCTCCAGGCCCTCCAGGGCGTTGCTGGGCACCCGCGAGATCTGGTTGTGGTTCAGGTGGAGCTCTCGCAGCGATCGGGGCAGCGGGCCGGGCATCCGGGTCAGGTTGTTGTGATCTAGGTACAACCTCTCCAGGTGTCTCAGCTTGGAGAAGACTTTCCTGCCTATCTTGTCGCTGGTAATCTGGTTGCCATGGAGAGCAATCCAGAGCAGCCCGGTGGCATTGTCAAAGACACTTTCCTGGATGGCGGAGATCTGGTTGTTCTGGAAGTAGACATACTTCATGCGGGAGGGCACAAAGGGCAGGTACTTGAGGTTGCGGTTGTCACAGTACATGGCTGTGGGGAAGTTGGGTGGGCAGTCGCATTCTTGGGGACAGTCCCGGGGCTCTGGGAGAGGAGGTGTACCGTAGGCATAGGCTGGGCCTTCTTCCACGCCGTAGGGGTAAGGCTCCGAGGGCTCATAGGGGTAAGGGTCATAGGGGTCGTAGTAGGTGGACTGCTGGTTTCGGAGGTATTGGATCCACCAGTGAGAGTCTTCATCATACTGGCCCTGGGTGAGTGAGCAGAGCCCTGCCAGCAGTAGGATGAAGGCCCACTGCATCTTGTCtctgtggagagggagagagtagagCAAGTAGGGACATAAGTGAAGGTGCCGGAGGGGAGACGGGCGGCTCAGGGTGTCCACAGATGCTGAGCTACACAGACGACACTGTGCAGTCAAGCACTGGAGGGCAGGAGGTGCACTTTTCCTTCCAAGTGCCTCCTCCCACCGGCTCTGCACACCCAGGGAGCTGGGCCCGGTTGTCTGGGGGAGGTCAGCGCTCTCTCACTTCTGCTCATGCAGCAACGAAAGGAGTCTGAGGTTAGAAAGgaatctgagaggcagaggcgtGGGGCCACAGTTTGGAGAAGGGGGCAGGTCCTTCACCTCCCTTGGCACCCTAAGGTTCTGTTGTTGAAGCTGAGAAGCACAACATCCTCTCCCCCAAGTTGTAAACCTTCCTGTACCGGTAATGGTGCAATAGTTTCTGAATTCCCATCTAGTTTGGACTCCCAGGGAAATCTTTTCTGAAAGTTCAAACCCAAGCATCTCCTGGTTCTTTCCATATCCAGGATGCCTCCAGAATTGACTGAGACGTGGAAAGGGAATAGCTGAGCTACTTCTGGAAGATCCTTTGATCTCTCGGGCAGCCTGGGGGTTTCTGGTCCTgagtgtgtgggagggtgtggTTCCCCCGTGGCCACCACAAGGTCTGGGCTATTCTCCAGAGCGCCATCGCCTGTGCGTCTTCTGGGTGAGAAAATGCACTGGTTAGCAgctctgtggctgtgtgtgtacCCAGACTGCCAGTCTTTCCAGGCTGGGAACCCAGCACCGCTTTAGTAACTGTTTTCTGGGCTGACTGTACTATGTCTGGCCtggtctgcttctgtttcctgtggtCCTGAAGACTGGAGACCTAATACTCCCCTCACCCACCGTGGGGATTGCAATAGCTACGTGAGAGGCAACTGAAATGGATCAGGGGCACTGAGAAATGGATAGAAATGTATGCATAGCCAGGAGTGGAATTTAAtatccctcttctttttctttcttttttcttttctttcattcattcttttctttctttcttccttccttccttcctttttctttctttctttctttctttctttctttctttctttctttctttctttctttctttctttctttctttctttctttctttctttctgagaaagaGTCTCTTTACACAACCTTGgccatcttggaactcactctgtaaaccaggctggcctggaactcccagaaatctgcctgcctctgcctccccagtgccggggtaagaggcgtgtgccactatgcctgctGCATCCCTTCTCCTCTTTAAAGCTTCCTCCTCTAGTTGACGTTACCTGTCTTTCTAGGCTTACTCATCACCCACATTGCTGACGAGCCTGTCACCTTGGAGCTTGCTATGCAGGAAAGACAAGAACAAGGCACACTGGGGTCTCCAGGAGAGAGGCTGGATGTGTAGAAGATGGAGACTGGGGTGTCATATCTGGCCTGGGGACCCTAGCCCGGGTCCTGCAGCAAGGGCATTGCACGGTCCCTGTGAGCAGGGGGACCTCCCAGAACACAACTGTTAAGACGGAGAGTGCTTGGAACCTTTCATGACCTAAGAGGGTCTCCTGGTGCGCTCTCACTGTTGGGCCATGCTAGGATTGGCAATGTGGACAGGGCACGAGAAGAGCTAAAAGACAACATTAGATGCCATATGAACTGATGAGAGGTCCCCTGACTATGACACTCTAACTACTCAATGTTTGGGCACCATCCCTGTCAGGCCCCTCTGCTCCCTGGAAACAGTTCCTTCAGAGGTCTTTTCATCCCACCATCTCCTGGACGGCTCAGAATGGGCACCCTGGCTCATCCTTGGGCAGTCACAGTCCTTGAACAAAGAGCCACAGTGTGTCTGAGGAGCAGACTCAACTGCCCACTGCCTAGGATGCTGGCTGGTCCCTGACTCAGGCCAGGAGAGAAGACGGATGAAGCGGCCCACTGCCAAGAGAGCATTTTTTCCATGCACAGCCCTGGGCTGCTGCAGGACCGACCAAGGTGGCTGTTTAGAGAGGGCTGGCACACTAAGCCTCTGTCTCCATTCCACCCGCTTCCAGACTAGGCACTTTGGCAGAAGGGAGCTACTTTCCTCTTCAAGACTTGACTTTCCAGGGGGCTCCATGCCCAGCCACAGTGGCCTCTCCTCAGAGGCATGGCTGCTTGGTAGCAGCGCAGGCCTGTCCTTACCCCACCGATCTAGAATGTCGCTTCAGGGTTTCATTCCCTTAAATTGTTTCTTGTGCTAGTGACCTTCTGTTCAGTGTGAGGATCCCTGGGGCGGTTCTCTCAGACTTGGAGATTCTGACTCAGAAGCTACTGTACTTTGTCATTTCTTCACTCTAGGGAAATTCTCTCTATCCGAGCTGAGGTCAAACTAAAAGCCATCTCCTGGGCTGAGTGGGACCTCATTCTATCCATGACTCCCTGGACACGGTCaattcttttttcccccccttTCATCCCAACAACACACATATTATACAAAACTTACCCCCTAACATTTGGGTACCATGCCCCTCTCTATGAGATTTCTGGGACATTCAAAGACCACCTTCCAAAGTGCCCCAAGCCCCAAGCACTCTGGGATTCATGGGTAGCAGCAGAGAGGCTCTTGCAATTTCTATCATGCTTGTGAAATGGAGGCTCCCAACGCCCATAGGGAGCGGTTAGGAATCCAGTAACATGCTGGAgctcatgctccctgccataagCCCTCTTCAGCATCCCTGGGTGTCACGGACCAGGTGGGAGGAATAACCCATCTTTGCCTACTCGTCTCCCCAGTCTGccccctttctttatctcttcttgtAGAATTACAAGGGACAAAACCTAAAGTAATATGACTACACTTACCTTGGGTTGAACCGCTCAGAGTGACCCCGTCCTTCTGTCTGGCCTCCTTGGGTTGGAGAatgtgagagagaggaggaggagagagagaggagtgagtgCCTACAGAGAGTGTACAAGTCTGTGCCCCGCCAGGGCCCGCCCCCAAATTCCTAATCAAATATCTTGAAGAGTGGCTGAGGAGCCTAAGCGGGCTTTTTCAGTTCTGCTCTACGGGAGGAGCTCACAGCGAGCTCCACAAAATTCTGTCTGCCCAATGCTGTAAAAGCCACCTTCTTTCCACGTACTTATCTTCCCCGAAGCGCTGGCAGCTTCAGGTCTCTTGTTGCCGGAGGAGTTAGCGATGCCCCAGAAGTTATTTGTACAGTCCCTTGTGAAGTGCCTGGATTTCTCATTAAGCTCATAAAGCAGACACAGGAGAGGGAGGGCCAGTGTTTGGAGAAAAAGTCTTTTAACTCTTTCAGCAACCCTGGTCCCCTCAAGGAGGCTGCGCTTGTCTTTCTTGGCTCAAACACCATCTGTAATCTGGTGCTGGACTAGTGCACAAGAGAGCAGGCTGCCTGGAGGActtgctctgcctcctgctgaTGGCGAACACTTTCTGCCCCTGGAACAAATGGAAAGTTAGGCattcttattattgttattatgcCTTTTACAGATGTGGAACACCTAAGCCAGGGGAagatgaagctggagagataggtGGGCTCTAG from Arvicola amphibius chromosome 12, mArvAmp1.2, whole genome shotgun sequence encodes the following:
- the Fmod gene encoding fibromodulin, which codes for MQWAFILLLAGLCSLTQGQYDEDSHWWIQYLRNQQSTYYDPYDPYPYEPSEPYPYGVEEGPAYAYGTPPLPEPRDCPQECDCPPNFPTAMYCDNRNLKYLPFVPSRMKYVYFQNNQISAIQESVFDNATGLLWIALHGNQITSDKIGRKVFSKLRHLERLYLDHNNLTRMPGPLPRSLRELHLNHNQISRVPSNALEGLENLTALYLHHNEIQEVGSSMRGLRSLILLDLSYNHLRRVPDGLPSALEQLYLEHNNVYTVPDNYFRGSPKLLYVRLSHNSLTNNGLSTNTFNSSSLLELDLSYNQLQKIPPVNTNLENLYLQGNRINEFSISSFCTVVDVMNFSKLQVLRLDGNEIKRSAVPADAPLCLRLASVIEI